From a single Sinorhizobium sp. RAC02 genomic region:
- a CDS encoding outer membrane protein assembly factor BamD codes for MVVAGSVGVKKTARIVYLTLFATASSVVLSACQSDPDIDISKLAGETESADVLYNQGLANLNSGKVTEASRKFEAVDRQHPFSEEARKALVMSAFTNYRQGRNEEAITAGKRYLNLYPGSSDAAYAQYIIGLAYWKQIPSVTQDQRTSQQTLEAMQAVVEKYPESEYVEDAQTKIRFARDQLAGKEMQVGRYYLERKEYIAAASRFRVVVEKYPMTNQIEEALARLVETYYAMGVDSEAQTAAAVLGHNYPDSQWYADSYKLLQSKGLEPRENSGSWISRAGKSLLGA; via the coding sequence ATGGTTGTTGCAGGGTCTGTTGGTGTGAAGAAGACGGCGCGCATTGTCTATCTTACGCTTTTCGCTACGGCGTCGTCTGTCGTTCTTTCCGCGTGCCAGTCGGATCCGGACATCGATATTTCGAAATTGGCCGGCGAGACTGAATCCGCCGATGTGCTTTACAATCAGGGTCTTGCCAACCTCAATTCCGGCAAGGTGACCGAAGCCAGCCGCAAGTTCGAGGCCGTGGATCGCCAGCATCCGTTCTCGGAAGAGGCGCGCAAGGCACTCGTCATGTCGGCCTTCACGAATTACCGCCAGGGCCGCAACGAAGAGGCCATCACGGCCGGCAAGCGCTATCTCAATCTCTATCCGGGTTCCTCGGATGCGGCCTATGCGCAGTATATTATCGGCCTTGCCTACTGGAAGCAGATCCCGAGCGTGACGCAGGATCAGCGCACGTCGCAGCAGACGCTGGAGGCCATGCAGGCCGTCGTCGAAAAGTATCCCGAATCGGAATATGTCGAGGATGCGCAGACCAAGATCCGTTTTGCCCGCGACCAGCTCGCCGGCAAGGAAATGCAGGTCGGCCGCTACTATCTGGAACGCAAGGAATATATCGCGGCAGCGAGCCGCTTCCGCGTCGTCGTCGAAAAGTACCCGATGACCAACCAGATCGAGGAAGCGCTGGCACGCCTCGTCGAAACCTATTACGCCATGGGCGTCGACAGCGAGGCGCAGACGGCTGCCGCGGTGCTCGGCCATAACTATCCCGACAGCCAGTGGTATGCCGACAGCTACAAGCTCCTTCAGTCGAAGGGTCTCGAGCCGCGCGAAAATTCGGGTTCCTGGATTTCGCGTGCCGGCAAGAGCCTGCTCGGCGCCTGA
- the ftsA gene encoding cell division protein FtsA encodes MSIFGSSHFGLPRLKPLSSKRAHVVSVLDIGSTKVVCMIGRLTPRAESELLPGRTHNVDVIGIGHQKSRGVKNGVITDLDAVESVVRLAVDAAERMAGLTIESLIVNVSAGRLQSDVYTATIDLGGQEVDANDLRKVLAVAGQQSLRQDRAILHSLPTGFSLDGERGIRDPLSMFGDVLGVDMHVLTAERAALKNLELCINRAHLSVEGMVATPYASGLSALVDDEVELGCACIDMGGGTTTISVFAEGKLVHSDAISLGGHHVTTDLARGLSTRIEDAERLKVVHGSALPNAVDERDIVTVPPIGEDDRDQPTHVPRALLSRIVRCRIEETLELIRDRIQRSGFSPIVGKRIVLTGGGSQLTGLPEVARRILARNVRIGRPLGVSGLPTAAKGPAFSTAVGLMIYPQVAELEEHAAQGGMLSQLTGGSGRIARMGLWLKESF; translated from the coding sequence ATGAGTATTTTTGGTTCGTCCCATTTCGGCCTGCCGCGTCTGAAGCCGCTTTCCTCCAAGCGGGCTCACGTCGTTTCGGTCCTCGACATCGGCTCGACCAAGGTCGTCTGCATGATCGGCCGGCTGACGCCGCGTGCCGAGAGTGAACTCCTGCCGGGCCGCACGCACAATGTCGACGTCATCGGCATCGGCCACCAGAAGTCGCGCGGCGTGAAGAACGGCGTCATCACCGATCTCGATGCCGTCGAGAGCGTCGTGCGCCTCGCCGTCGATGCCGCCGAGCGCATGGCCGGCCTCACCATTGAAAGCCTCATAGTCAACGTTTCCGCAGGCCGCCTGCAGAGCGACGTCTACACTGCCACCATCGATCTCGGTGGCCAGGAAGTCGATGCCAACGATCTGCGCAAGGTGCTCGCCGTCGCAGGACAGCAGTCGCTGCGTCAGGACCGTGCCATCCTCCATTCGCTGCCGACCGGCTTCTCGCTGGATGGTGAGCGCGGCATCCGCGATCCGCTCTCGATGTTCGGGGACGTGCTCGGCGTCGACATGCATGTGCTGACCGCCGAACGCGCGGCGCTGAAGAACCTCGAACTCTGCATCAACCGCGCGCATCTCTCCGTCGAGGGCATGGTCGCGACGCCTTATGCCAGCGGCCTGTCGGCGCTTGTCGACGATGAAGTCGAACTCGGCTGCGCCTGCATCGACATGGGCGGTGGCACGACGACGATATCGGTCTTTGCGGAAGGCAAGCTGGTGCATTCCGATGCGATCTCGCTTGGCGGCCACCACGTCACCACCGACCTCGCGCGTGGTCTTTCGACCCGCATCGAGGATGCCGAACGCCTGAAGGTCGTGCACGGTTCTGCGCTGCCGAACGCCGTCGACGAGCGCGATATCGTCACCGTCCCGCCGATCGGCGAGGACGACCGCGACCAGCCGACCCATGTGCCGCGCGCGCTGCTGTCGCGCATCGTGCGGTGCCGCATCGAAGAGACGCTCGAACTCATTCGCGACCGCATCCAGCGCTCCGGCTTCTCGCCGATCGTAGGCAAGCGGATCGTTCTGACAGGCGGCGGCAGCCAGCTGACCGGCCTGCCGGAAGTCGCCCGCCGCATCCTCGCCCGCAACGTCCGCATCGGCCGCCCGCTTGGCGTATCCGGCCTGCCGACGGCGGCGAAGGGCCCGGCCTTTTCGACGGCAGTCGGCCTGATGATCTATCCGCAGGTCGCGGAATTGGAAGAACACGCTGCGCAGGGCGGCATGCTCTCGCAGCTGACAGGTGGCAGCGGCCGCATAGCCCGTATGGGCCTGTGGCTGAAGGAAAGTTTCTGA
- the ftsZ gene encoding cell division protein FtsZ has protein sequence MTIKLQKPDITELKPRITVFGVGGGGGNAVNNMITAGLEGVDFVVANTDAQALSMTKATRIIQMGVAVTEGLGAGSQPEVGRAAAEECIDEIIDHLNGTHMCFVTAGMGGGTGTGAAPVVAQAARNKGILTVGVVTKPFHFEGGRRMRLAEEGILELQKSVDTLIVIPNQNLFRIANDKTTFADAFAMADQVLYSGVACITDLMVKEGLINLDFADVRSVMREMGRAMMGTGEASGEGRAMAAAEAAIANPLLDETSMKGAQGLLISITGGRDLTLFEVDEAATRIREEVDPDANIILGATFDEELEGLIRVSVVATGIDRAASEVAARNADFRSQSKPVVRPSAAVPTQTIAPAPQPVLQQQPVLQQPIVQQPAFDPIAEAIRASEESLERELAIPASRPLPVQPVAQVQEEARLQNRLFSAPAETPVVQRQAPVQQQPQPAPVMQQRVEPAAPIIRQEPQTMRMPKIEDFPPVVKAEIDHRSAPQPVAHQEERGPMGLLKRLTSSLGRHEEAPVAQEAAPAAQQQRRPLSQEASLYAPRRGQLDDHGRANPQPRSLGEDDQLEIPAFLRRQSN, from the coding sequence ATGACTATCAAGCTGCAGAAGCCGGACATCACTGAGCTGAAGCCCCGCATCACCGTCTTCGGTGTCGGTGGCGGCGGCGGCAATGCTGTCAACAACATGATCACCGCCGGCCTCGAAGGCGTTGATTTCGTCGTCGCCAACACCGATGCCCAGGCGCTTTCCATGACCAAGGCAACGCGGATCATCCAGATGGGTGTCGCGGTCACCGAAGGTCTTGGCGCCGGTTCGCAGCCGGAAGTCGGGCGTGCAGCCGCTGAAGAGTGCATCGACGAGATCATCGATCACTTGAACGGCACGCATATGTGCTTCGTCACCGCCGGCATGGGCGGCGGCACGGGTACGGGCGCTGCTCCAGTCGTCGCACAGGCAGCCCGCAACAAGGGCATCCTGACCGTCGGCGTCGTCACCAAGCCGTTCCACTTCGAAGGCGGTCGCCGCATGCGGCTTGCTGAAGAGGGTATCCTGGAGCTGCAGAAGTCGGTCGACACGCTGATCGTCATCCCGAACCAGAACCTCTTCCGCATCGCCAACGATAAGACCACCTTCGCCGACGCCTTCGCGATGGCCGACCAGGTGCTCTACTCGGGTGTTGCCTGCATCACCGACCTGATGGTCAAGGAAGGCCTCATCAACCTCGACTTCGCCGACGTTCGCTCGGTGATGCGCGAGATGGGCCGCGCCATGATGGGCACGGGCGAAGCTTCGGGCGAAGGCCGCGCAATGGCCGCCGCAGAAGCGGCGATCGCCAACCCGCTGCTCGACGAAACCTCGATGAAGGGTGCACAGGGCCTGCTAATCTCGATCACCGGTGGCCGTGACCTCACGCTCTTCGAAGTGGACGAAGCCGCAACCCGTATCCGCGAGGAAGTCGATCCGGACGCAAACATCATTCTCGGCGCAACCTTCGACGAAGAGCTTGAAGGCTTGATCCGCGTCTCCGTTGTTGCAACCGGCATCGACCGCGCGGCCTCGGAGGTGGCTGCACGTAATGCTGACTTTCGCAGCCAGAGCAAGCCAGTAGTTCGTCCGTCCGCCGCCGTTCCGACCCAGACCATCGCGCCTGCTCCGCAGCCGGTCCTGCAGCAGCAGCCCGTCCTCCAGCAGCCGATCGTTCAGCAGCCGGCCTTCGACCCGATTGCAGAAGCGATCCGCGCCTCGGAAGAAAGCCTTGAGCGTGAGCTGGCCATTCCGGCAAGCCGCCCGCTCCCGGTACAGCCGGTTGCGCAGGTTCAGGAAGAAGCCCGCCTGCAGAACCGCCTGTTCTCGGCTCCGGCTGAAACGCCGGTGGTCCAGCGTCAGGCTCCGGTGCAGCAGCAGCCTCAGCCGGCTCCGGTCATGCAGCAGCGCGTCGAGCCCGCCGCTCCGATCATCCGCCAGGAACCGCAGACCATGCGCATGCCGAAGATCGAGGACTTTCCCCCGGTCGTGAAGGCAGAAATCGACCACCGTTCGGCTCCGCAGCCGGTCGCACACCAGGAAGAGCGTGGTCCGATGGGCCTTCTGAAGCGCCTGACCTCGTCGCTCGGCCGCCATGAGGAAGCTCCGGTCGCTCAGGAAGCGGCACCCGCCGCCCAGCAGCAGCGCCGCCCGCTGTCGCAGGAAGCCAGCCTCTACGCACCGCGTCGCGGCCAGCTTGACGATCACGGCCGCGCCAACCCGCAGCCGCGTTCGCTCGGTGAGGACGACCAGCTGGAGATCCCGGCCTTCCTGCGTCGCCAGTCCAACTGA
- the recN gene encoding DNA repair protein RecN has translation MLAQLSIRDIVLIERLDLAFEPGLSVLTGETGAGKSILLDSLSLALGGRGDGSLVRHGIERGQVTAVFDVPMSHAARALLRDNGIDDDGDLIFRRQQSADGRTKAFVNDQPVSVQLMRQAGQFLVEIHGQHDDRALVDTDAHRLLLDAFGGLGEAAGDVGTLYHQWKDADRTLRRHRDKVEAAAREADYLRSSVEELEVLSPQDGEEDALAEIRARMMKAERIAGDINEASEFLNGHASPVPLIAALVRRLERKSHEAPGLLEETVELLDEALNQLSNAQMAVETALRKMEYDPKELERTEERLFALRAAARKYSVPVTGLPALAAKMITDLADLDAGEERLVQLQARLSEARLAFEIAARSLSEKRHHAADALAAAVMAELPALKLERARFTVQITTDPNGGAEEGIDTVEFHVQTNPGTRPGPIMKVASGGELSRFLLALKVALADRGSAPTLVFDEIDTGVGGAVADAIGQRLKRLSSTVQVLSVTHAPQVAARAATHLLISKGPVEGSETVATRVARMDDGARTEEIARMLAGASVTDEARAAAARLLSGGL, from the coding sequence ATGCTGGCGCAGCTATCGATCCGCGATATCGTCCTGATCGAACGGCTTGATCTTGCTTTCGAGCCGGGTCTCTCCGTGCTGACGGGTGAGACCGGCGCTGGCAAATCCATCCTTCTCGACAGTCTTTCGCTCGCACTCGGCGGGCGCGGCGACGGGTCTCTCGTGCGCCACGGCATAGAGCGTGGCCAGGTGACGGCCGTTTTCGATGTGCCGATGAGCCATGCCGCCCGCGCGCTTTTGCGCGACAATGGCATTGACGACGACGGTGATCTGATTTTCCGCCGCCAGCAATCCGCGGACGGCCGAACCAAGGCCTTCGTCAACGACCAGCCGGTATCCGTGCAACTGATGCGGCAGGCCGGGCAGTTTCTCGTCGAAATCCACGGCCAGCATGACGACCGCGCGCTCGTCGATACCGATGCGCACCGCCTGCTGCTCGATGCTTTCGGCGGTCTCGGCGAGGCGGCGGGGGACGTCGGCACGCTCTATCATCAGTGGAAGGATGCCGACCGCACGCTGCGCCGCCACCGGGACAAGGTGGAAGCCGCAGCCCGTGAGGCCGATTACCTGCGCTCCTCGGTCGAGGAACTAGAGGTGCTCTCGCCGCAGGACGGCGAGGAGGATGCTCTGGCGGAAATCCGCGCCCGCATGATGAAGGCCGAGCGCATTGCCGGAGACATCAACGAGGCGAGTGAGTTCCTGAACGGCCATGCCTCGCCCGTGCCGCTGATCGCCGCGCTGGTCCGCCGCCTGGAGCGCAAGAGCCATGAGGCCCCGGGCCTTCTGGAGGAAACGGTCGAGTTGCTCGACGAGGCGCTGAACCAGCTTTCCAACGCCCAGATGGCCGTCGAGACCGCGCTGCGCAAGATGGAATACGACCCCAAGGAGCTGGAACGCACGGAAGAGCGTCTCTTTGCGCTTCGCGCCGCCGCCCGCAAATATTCCGTTCCCGTCACCGGCCTGCCGGCGCTTGCCGCCAAGATGATCACCGATCTTGCCGATCTCGATGCCGGCGAGGAAAGGTTGGTGCAGCTGCAGGCCCGGCTGAGCGAAGCGCGCCTCGCCTTCGAGATTGCTGCGCGATCGCTTTCGGAAAAGCGCCACCATGCCGCCGATGCGCTCGCCGCAGCGGTGATGGCGGAACTGCCGGCGCTGAAGCTGGAGCGTGCCCGCTTTACCGTCCAGATCACCACCGATCCGAATGGCGGCGCGGAGGAGGGGATCGACACCGTCGAATTCCATGTCCAGACCAACCCCGGCACACGGCCCGGTCCGATCATGAAGGTTGCCTCGGGCGGGGAACTGTCGCGCTTCCTGCTGGCGCTGAAGGTTGCGCTTGCCGATCGTGGTTCGGCCCCGACCCTCGTGTTCGACGAAATCGACACCGGCGTCGGTGGCGCGGTGGCCGATGCCATCGGCCAGCGGCTGAAGCGCCTGTCCTCCACCGTGCAGGTGCTCTCCGTTACCCACGCGCCGCAGGTTGCAGCACGCGCCGCAACCCATCTCCTGATCTCCAAGGGGCCGGTCGAAGGCAGCGAGACAGTTGCCACCCGTGTCGCCCGCATGGACGACGGTGCACGCACGGAAGAGATCGCCCGCATGCTCGCCGGCGCGTCGGTGACGGACGAGGCAAGGGCGGCGGCGGCGCGGCTGCTTTCCGGTGGTCTGTAA
- the lpxC gene encoding UDP-3-O-acyl-N-acetylglucosamine deacetylase has protein sequence MTMGTLGFQTTISSPVTIAGTGVHSGAAVSITFNPAEADSGIVFQRLHDDGTVSEYRAVSSQVGNTDLCTVLGFSTTTSIATIEHVMAALYALGLDNVLIEVHGAEMPIMDGSAAPFIDAIDEVGLVPLAVKRRYIRIIKPVRVEAGASWAEFSPYDGTRFEVEIDFDCPLIGRQSWKGDLSPATFRSEISRARTFGFMRDVERLWAAGLALGSSLENSVVISDDNTVINVEGLRYAKDEFARHKTLDAVGDLALAGAQFIGCYRSYRGGHKMNAYALKALLSDRTAYEVVEAAAPRSRVGQRELIAVNAPEFAPWSL, from the coding sequence ATGACGATGGGTACGCTCGGTTTCCAGACGACGATTTCCAGCCCGGTGACGATTGCCGGGACGGGCGTCCATTCCGGCGCGGCTGTGTCGATCACCTTCAATCCGGCCGAGGCCGACAGCGGCATCGTCTTCCAGCGCCTGCACGACGATGGCACCGTCAGCGAATACCGCGCGGTCTCTTCGCAGGTCGGCAATACGGACCTCTGCACCGTGCTCGGCTTCTCCACGACAACGTCGATCGCCACGATCGAGCATGTGATGGCCGCGCTTTATGCGCTCGGCCTCGACAACGTGCTGATCGAAGTGCACGGCGCCGAAATGCCGATCATGGACGGAAGTGCTGCTCCCTTCATCGATGCCATCGACGAGGTGGGCCTTGTGCCCCTCGCCGTGAAGCGTCGTTACATTCGAATCATCAAGCCGGTTCGCGTTGAAGCCGGTGCCTCCTGGGCGGAGTTTTCGCCCTATGACGGCACGCGTTTCGAAGTCGAGATCGATTTCGACTGCCCGCTGATCGGCCGGCAGTCGTGGAAGGGTGATTTGTCGCCCGCCACCTTCCGCAGCGAAATTTCGCGCGCCCGCACCTTCGGCTTCATGCGGGATGTCGAGCGGCTCTGGGCTGCGGGCCTTGCGCTCGGCTCGTCGCTGGAGAACTCGGTCGTCATTTCCGATGACAACACCGTGATCAATGTCGAAGGCCTGCGTTACGCCAAGGACGAGTTCGCCCGTCACAAGACGCTGGATGCCGTGGGTGACCTGGCGCTCGCCGGCGCGCAGTTCATCGGCTGCTACCGTTCCTATCGCGGTGGCCACAAGATGAACGCCTATGCGCTGAAGGCGCTGCTCAGCGATCGCACGGCCTATGAAGTCGTCGAAGCCGCCGCACCGCGCTCGCGCGTCGGACAGCGGGAACTGATCGCCGTCAACGCGCCGGAATTCGCGCCCTGGTCTCTTTGA